In Drosophila yakuba strain Tai18E2 chromosome X, Prin_Dyak_Tai18E2_2.1, whole genome shotgun sequence, a single genomic region encodes these proteins:
- the LOC6525507 gene encoding malignant T-cell-amplified sequence 1 homolog, whose protein sequence is MFKKFEEKDSISSIQQLKSSVQKGIRAKLLEAYPKLESHIDLILPKKDSYRIAKCHDHIELLLNGAGEQVFFRHRDGPWMPTLRLLHKFPYFVTMQQVDKGAIRFVLSGANVMCPGLTSPGACMTPADKDTVVAIMAEGKEHALAIGLLTLSTQEILAKNKGIGIETYHFLNDGLWKSKPVK, encoded by the exons ATGTTCAAAAA ATTCGAGGAGAAGGACAGCATTTCCAGCATTCAGCAGCTGAAGTCGTCGGTGCAGAAGGGCATACGTGCCAAGTTGCTGGAGGCATATCCCAAGTTGGAGTCCCACATTGACCTGATCCTGCCCAAGAAAGACTCGTACCGCATCGCCAAATG CCATGACCACATCGAACTGCTGCTGAATGGAGCCGGCGAACAGGTGTTCTTCCGCCACCGCGATGGCCCCTGGATGCCCACGCTGCGGCTCCTGCACAAGTTCCCCTACTTCGTCACCATGCAGCAAGTGGACAAAGGCGCCATCCGCTTCGTACTGAGCGGCGCCAACGTCATGTGTCCCGGCCTCACTTCCCCAGGCGCCTGCATGACGCCGGCCGACAAGGACACCGTGGTGGCCATCATGGCTGAGGGCAAGGAGCACGCCCTGGCCATCGGACTGCTCACGCTATCCACGCAGGAAAT TCTGGCGAAGAACAAAGGCATCGGCATCGAGACGTACCACTTCCTCAACGACGGCCTGTGGAAGTCGAAGCCCGTGAAGTAG
- the LOC6525508 gene encoding brefeldin A-inhibited guanine nucleotide-exchange protein 3, with protein sequence MEDLFLLIIKESTGTKHNALRQTAQIAYDKLYRQHGIHRDPSHELRSVCFTALQMALDTKRPKFITMGLNGLHRVIKDERFYIGLEPEDDSVWLPSQLLRATNGILPTTSSEDTVVNVLRLFLAMACSPACTLNGRLLIEILSRCGECWEMGSRATKAASLAAASQCLRTFCAFLIEEAEEVKKTAPAGLMTQTQASAVYNEVIPVMQWLCSRLVEPNVNASPNKKCENHSSLYLTECILTLSSALPRNVHANPHFTSFLWQKFCPTLAAALGSPGRINLDKKFTYKDALHMIENEARGFFTGPGLDGPQARCVYLTAIQLLRIAGAHGSLRPMLEALFHRMLLLPAPQNRTEPLRCVREIFKSPERLIDLAVILYVDKNTAQGCSDEMALFRLLVDAMEECAYGASGVGSATEASLQASVECMVALLDSLQVLCSGELTESMISDQIVQVVNGRHDLLKDADYSGPLTYQSMARLPAPYRDAIVEFRQTVFETSSGSESEGEPQHEQDAASNGSGDTEGPEDDDPSSSSDETSRVENRWPYSHLEAPVMPIRTDSDNDRQHARDFARALRQDLVPKLLRLRSCVELDEAMQEFASAVCQENSMNFSDFDYNLTAINADGIYLAIYSSLLLSLQLMRAGYYEQVAQGMSHKDILVPMSEQQFVTSVQNTGVLVYLSSPWLCELYQSVTVCNVLEAMPRQQLEGLGPRCALVDMLCDAGGLGATQMLSEWQRLQTANVKHKEEEQLHDKRREAAKKLCRRLLTCCWDSMVIVLSSGLGDLQTSSASNKLVALSKRTLRVKAKANKSNGEALYAMCLDGLHSAATLSNSLNLQHLAGKILNLLASNVCQTSGPRISASQAMSMDVVLTGGLNLGSYSADCWPSIFAVCRHVSQLEHEIFSMQNPAISASPGSSRRDLETGEKLSNGNAQDKLNLSSIPIDDDETCVDVYSFLQAPMQSPNTNITSILKVYSGTNETVLLSQSDTSKVLCALSHQAENLFGDAAERLSLPSLCQFLKHLCRASREQLYKSQVARKGSRIWWPSKGWKKLDSLPMSLLLHRIGDVTLKVFRSSRPLLHVLKVWAITGPHLMDAACHRDRMISKRAIEYIHDIITALLVEQSELPYFHFNEALLKPFENLLSMDTDVDVQDQIVACLYEVVEAHRTEIRSGWRPLFGTLRNARSRMLNMSNIIDIFRVFLDSDNTLVFANAGLDCILCLLSYLEISGGGNNNACSSGSGSAAGGTGSSGGQQEEDNTFRPTDFLHETLRFLERCSSILGFMHSMPKCPNFHSTYKIKGISYTHIIDANIPSSMENFTYFGNDYLQTRNEQYMISYRSLHIDKDTIVKIDEMDKPSGVLKVWFLLLDGLTNSLIVCPYSHQAPILQTIFKLFKNLLASPGIDFGFYCINHLLVPMIQDWLRYINKTGSSWQLVEKNFKHCCCMTTDLVVEFIEKSVPEQRRLGAGTKTRLAQIVHPADNLLYSKLKFVTERIEREQQQQQQSPSVQDHGCGYTQQYDSSSSSASEEQQKNGAGVGGGGSNLIESPTKISGSATLALKQLLLVLIECAAQSQEAIARISVSCLKHVILSTGMLFNESQWMIACSAIHRACTVTIAPLRQLSFAFHEKSNSFYGDCANVKVAARRDSSLEELARIYALAQQVFLSDNQREPGQNQAPTPSASQCKLSDDRSYSFLLYPLNNGFNSNLDNFVIRIPFKNLVVGLLANQMLLQLVAKLLLSRLKCVPQAVSTCIFDNYAASAASPSHDYDLDFRSKEILLRCVKQYLMSALEFDSRPGLKFLMQKVSNIEYAANLYKQMTSSWMIYYIALVDSHLNDIVVYNLGPEDLNFILESCSRLNTTTVKKKENFVRYLFCLQDAWNLVCELYLSNSALHEIESGSGKLRQKPPQLLHHPQTKPMCISLNGNGDAEMTDTGSGSGSGSGSSTSPSKCVQLQEEENVTMTTLISEFQPKCRSNPFDTNRQAKSSEAESISPEIEQQRASSILKDSNYKRAALAQLVVASMELLRSLPGEAEENLKLLMTPTIREAFRLVQLQGNELKVNQF encoded by the exons ATGGAGGACCTTTTCTTGCTCATTATCAAGGAATCAACGGGCACTAAACACAATGCGCTGCGGCAAACGGCGCAAATCGCTTACG ATAAGCTGTACCGCCAGCATGGTATCCACCGGGATCCGTCGCACGAGCTGCGCTCCGTTTGCTTTACCGCCCTGCAGATGGCGCTGGACACGAAGCGGCCCAAGTTTATCACGATGGGACTCAATGGCCTCCAT CGCGTTATCAAGGACGAACGCTTCTACATCGGCCTTGAGCCGGAGGACGACTCCGTGTGGCTGCCATCGCAGCTCCTGAGGGCAACCAACGGCATCCTGCCCACGACGAGCAGCGAGGACACGGTGGTCAACGTGCTCCGGCTCTTCCTGGCGATGGCCTGCTCGCCAGCATGCACCCTGAACGGCCGCCTACTCATCGAGATCCTCTCCAGATGCGGCGAGTGCTGGGAGATGGGCTCGCGGGCCACCAAGGCCGCCTCACTGGCCGCCGCCTCCCAGTGCCTGCGTACGTTTTGTGCCTTCCTCAtcgaggaggccgaggagGTCAAAAAGACGGCACCCGCCGGCCTGATGACCCAAACGCAGGCCTCCGCCGTCTACAACGAGGTCATACCGGTGATGCAGTGGCTCTGCAGCCGGCTGGTGGAGCCCAACGTGAATGCCTCGCCGAACAAGAAGTGCGAAAACCACAGCTCGCTGTACCTCACCGAATGCATCCTCACGCTGAGCTCCGCTCTGCCCCGGAATGTACATGCCAATCCGCACTTCACCTCGTTCCTCTGGCAGAAGTTCTGCCCCACATTGGCGGCGGCACTGGGATCCCCAGGAAGGATCAACCTGGACAAGAAGTTTACCTACAA GGATGCCCTACACATGATAGAGAACGAGGCACGTGGCTTCTTCACGGGCCCAGGCTTGGATGGCCCGCAAGCTCGCTGCGTCTATTTGACCGCCATTCAGTTACTCCGGATTGCCGGAGCCCACGGATCACTGCGCCCCATGCTGGAGGCCCTCTTCCATCGAATGCTTCTGCTGCCAGCGCCCCAAAATCGCACAGAGCCACTTCGTTGCGTTAGGGAGATCTTCAAGAGTCCGGAGCGTCTCATCGACCTGGCGGTGATTCTATACGTCGACAAAAACACCGCCCAAGGATGCAGTGATGAAATGGCGTTATTCCGGCT TTTGGTGGACGCCATGGAGGAGTGTGCCTATGGCGCCAGCGGCGTGGGTTCCGCCACAGAGGCGAGTCTACAGGCGAGCGTGGAGTGTATGGTGGCCCTGCTCGACAGCCTGCAAGTGCTCTGCAGCGGAGAGCTCACTGAGTCGATGATCAGCGACCAGATCGTCCAGGTGGTCAATGGGCGGCACGACCTGCTCAAGGATGCGGACTACTCCGGTCCACTCACCTATCAGAGTATGGCCCGCCTGCCAGCTCCGTATCGAGATGCCATAGTGGAGTTCCGGCAGACTGTCTTTGAGACCTCCTCGGGATCGGAGAGCGAGGGTGAGCCGCAGCACGAGCAGGATGCGGCCTCCAATGGCTCCGGGGATACAGAGGGACCCGAAGACGACGATCCAAGCAGCTCCAGCGATGAAACGTCCCGCGTGGAGAACCGCTGGCCATACTCGCATCTGGAGGCGCCCGTGATGCCCATACGAACCGATAGCGACAATGATCGGCAGCACGCTCGGGATTTCGCCCGGGCGTTAAGGCAGGATCTGGTGCCGAAACTCCTGCGACTGCGCAGCTGCGTGGAGCTGGACGAAGCGATGCAGGAGTTTGCCTCCGCCGTTTGTCAGGAGAACAGCATGAACTTCTCGGACTTTGACTACAACCTGACGGCCATCAATGCGGACGGCATCTACCTGGCGATCTACTCATCGCTGCTGCTGAGTCTGCAGCTGATGCGGGCCGGCTACTACGAGCAGGTGGCCCAAGGCATGTCCCACAAGGATATCCTGGTGCCCATGTCGGAGCAGCAGTTTGTGACCTCAGTCCAGAACACTGGTGTCCTTGTCTATCTCTCCTCTCCGTGGCTGTGCGAGCTCTACCAATCGGTGACAGTTTGCAATGTCCTTGAGGCCATGCCCCGCCAGCAGCTGGAAGGCCTTGGGCCGCGCTGCGCCCTCGTCGACATGCTGTGTGATGCCGGAGGACTGGGTGCCACCCAGATGCTGTCGGAGTGGCAGCGCCTGCAGACGGCCAATGTGAAGcacaaggaggaggagcagctccACGACAAGCGCCGAGAGGCGGCCAAGAAGCTGTGCCGCCGCCTGCTCACCTGCTGCTGGGACTCGATGGTAATCGTGCTGAGTTCCGGCTTGGGCGATCTGCAGACCAGTTCTGCCTCCAACAAATTGGTGGCCCTGTCTAAGCGAACACTGAGGGTGAAGGCCAAGGCGAATAAATCGAATGGAGAGGCCCTGTATGCCATGTGCTTGGATGGTTTACATTCG GCCGCCACGCTTAGCAACAGTTTGAATCTGCAGCATTTGGCCGGGAAGATACTCAACCTGCTGGCCTCAAACGTCTGCCAAACCTCCGGGCCGCGAATCTCCGCTAGCCAGGCCATGTCCATGGACGTGGTGCTCACCGGTGGCCTGAATCTGGGCAGCTACAGTGCAGATTGTTGGCCCAGCATTTTCGCCGTTTGCCGTCATGTCAGCCAGCTGGAGCATGAGATCTTCAGCATGCAAAATCCGGCCATTTCCGCCTCACCGGGCAGCAGTCGCCGCGACTTGGAGACGGGCGAGAAGCTGAGCAACGGCAATGCCCAGGACAAGCTCAATTTGTCCTCGATCCCCATCGATGATGACGAGACCTG TGTGGATGTGTACAGCTTTCTGCAGGCGCCGATGCAGAGCCCCAACACGAACATCACATCCATCTTGAAGGTCTACTCGGGAACGAATGAGACAGTGCTGCTGAGTCAGAGCGACACCTCCAAGGTGCTCTGCGCCCTGTCCCACCAGGCGGAAAATCTGTTTGGGGACGCCGCCGAACGGCTGAGTCTGCCCTCGCTGTGTCAGTTCCTCAAGCATTTGTGCCGCGCCTCCAGGGAGCAGCTGTACAAGAGCCAGGTGGCGCGCAAGGGCAGTCGCATCTGGTGGCCCAGCAAGGGCTGGAAGAAGCTGGACTCGCTGCCCATGTCGCTGCTCCTCCACCGCATTGGCGATGTCACGCTCAAGGTGTTTCGCAGCTCACGACCGCTGCTGCACGTACTCAAAGTTTGGGCCATCACAGGACCGCATCTGATGGAT GCTGCCTGCCATCGGGATCGGATGATCTCGAAGCGAGCGATTGAGTATATCCACGACATCATCACAGCGCTTCTGGTGGAGCAGTCGGAGCTGCCGTACTTCCACTTCAACGAGGCACTGCTGAAGCCCTTCGAGAATCTGCTGAGCATGGATACGGATGTGGATGTACAGGATCAGATCGTGGCCTGTCTGTACGAGGTGGTGGAGGCGCACCGCACAGAGATCCGTTCCGGATGGCGACCACTGTTCGGTACCCTTCGGAATGCACGTAGCCGGATGCTGAACATGAGCAACATCATCGATATCTTTCGGGTGTTCCTCGACTCGGACAACACGCTGGTGTTCGCCAACGCGGGATTGGATTGCATCCTGTGCTTGCTGTCCTATCTGGAGATTTCCGGTGGAGGAAATAACAATGCCTGCTccagtggcagtggaagtgCAGCTGGAGGAACTGGATCGAGTGGTGGCCAGCAGGAGGAGGATAACACCTTCCGGCCCACGGACTTTCTCCACGAGACTCTTCGCTTCCTGGAGCGGTGCTCCAGCATCCTGGGCTTCATGCACAGTATGCCCAAGTGTCCCAATTTCCACTCCACATACAAGATCAAGGGCATCTCGTACACGCACATCATCGACGCGAATATACCCAGTTCGATGGAGAACTTTACCTATTTCGGAAACGATTATCTACAGACGCGCAACGAACAGTACATGATCTCCTACCGGTCCCTGCACATCGATAAGGACACCATTGTCAAGATCGACGAGATGGACAAGCCGTCGGGTGTGCTCAAAGTTTGGTTCCTGCTGCTCGACGGACTCACAAACTCGCTGATCGTCTGCCCCTACTCCCACCAGGCGCCCATCCTGCAGACGATCTTCAAGCTGTTCAAGAATCTGCTTGCCAGCCCGGGCATCGATTTCGGTTTCTACTGCATCAATCATCTGCTGGTGCCGATGATCCAGGACTGGCTGCGGTACATCAACAAAACGGGCTCCTCTTGGCAGCTTGTGGAGAAGAACTTCAAACACTGCTGCTGCATGACCACCGACCTGGTAGTGGAGTTCATCGAGAAATCGGTGCCGGAGCAGCGGCGCCTAGGAGCGGGAACCAAAACACGTTTAGCGCAAATAGTTCATCCGGCGGACAATCTGCTGTACTCCAAGCTGAAATTCGTGACGGAACGAATCGAaagggagcagcagcagcagcagcagtcgccgTCTGTACAGGATCACGGATGTGGCTACACGCAGCAGTACGACAGCAGCTCCAGTTCCGCTAgcgaggagcagcagaagaaCGGCGCAGGTGTGGGAGGAGGTGGATCGAACCTTATAGAATCGCCCACCAAGATCTCGGGTTCGGCCACGCTGGCCTTGAAGCAATTGCTGCTGGTCCTCATCGAGTGTGCTGCTCAGTCGCAGGAGGCAATCGCTAGGATATCGGTGTCCTGCTTGAAGCACGTGATCCTCTCCACCGGCATGCTCTTCAATGAATCGCAGTGGATGATCGCATGCTCCGCAATCCACCGCGCCTGCACCGTGACCATTGCTCCGCTGCGTCAGCTCTCGTTCGCCTTCCACGAGAAGTCGAATAGTTTCTACGGGGATTGCGCTAACGTGAAGGTGGCTGCACGGCGGGATAGCAGCCTGGAGGAGCTGGCCAGGATATATGCGCTGGCGCAGCAGGTCTTCCTGTCCGACAATCAGCGGGAACCGGGTCAGAATCAGGCGCCCACGCCCAGTGCCTCGCAGTGCAAGTTGTCCGACGACCGAAGCTACTCGTTTCTCTTGTACCCGCTTAACAATGGCTTCAACTCGAATCTGGATAACTTTGTGATCCGGATTCCGTTCAAGAACCTAGTGGTTGGTCTGCTGGCTAACCAGATGTTACTCCAGCTGGTGGCCAAGTTGCTTCTGTCGCGCTTGAAGTGTGTCCCCCAGGCGGTGTCCACTTGCATCTTCGACAACTATGCAGCTTCGGCGGCTTCACCCAGTCACGACTACGACCTGGACTTTCGCTCCAAGGAGATTCTGCTGCGCTGCGTCAAGCAGTACCTGATGTCCGCCCTGGAGTTCGATTCGCGACCCGGCCTCAAGTTCCTCATGCAGAAGGTGTCGAACATCGAGTACGCCGCGAATCTGTACAAGCAGATGACCTCCTCGTGGATGATCTACTACATTGCGCTGGTGGACTCGCATCTCAACGACATTGTTGTGTACAATCTGGGACCCGAGGATCTGAATTTCATTCTGGAGTCCTGCTCCCGCCTGAACACCACCAcagtgaagaagaaggagaacTTTGTGCGATATCTGTTTTGCCTGCAGGACGCCTGGAATCTGGTATGTGAGCTGTACTTGAGTAACTCTGCCCTTCACGAGATCGAAAGTGGGTCGGGCAAGCTGCGCCAGAAGCCACCGCAACTACTACACCATCCGCAGACCAAGCCCATGTGCATCTCGCTCAACGGAAATGGAGATGCCGAAATGACAGATACGGGCTCTGGttccggatccggatccggcAGCAGCACCTCGCCCAGCAAGTGCGTCCagctgcaggaggaggagaaTGTGACCATGACCACGTTGATCAGCGAGTTTCAGCCCAAGTGCCGCAGCAATCCGTTCGACACCAATCGACAGGCCAAGTCCTCGGAGGCGGAGTCCATTTCGCCGGAAATCGAACAGCAGCGGGCCAGCAGCATCCTCAAAGACTCCAACTACAAGAGGGCTGCCCTCGCCCAACTGGTGGTGGCCTCCATGGAGCTACTGCGCTCGCTGCCCGGCGAGGCCGAGGAGAACCTCAAGCTCCTAATGACACCGACTATTCGCGAGGCCTTCCGTCTAGTCCAGCTGCAGGGCAACGAGCTGAAGGTCAACCAGTTTTAG
- the LOC6525509 gene encoding cell wall protein AWA1 produces MMAMTAASASMSTSASLTNSASTDCSSSMQGSTTSSASSDVMTLTTTAASSWCAIPASSRLRVLRLVRPHQRRLLVGGPERGSTYGFTVRGGREHGTGFFVSHVEHGGEAQLKGLRIGDQILRINGFRLDDAVHKEFIQLVAGQDRVTLKVRGVGMLPVRDQPEERLSWSVVKLPSVSGTPSESSFKGERRGASRDISVVLHVAPRTKLGLGICKGPEWKPGIFVQFTKERSVAREAGLRPGDQILSVNSIDFSDVLFSEAVAVMKSSSKLDMVVRTAAGCDLFPGESSGYNSSASSVTGDQSPCWADAKSKRLTAVREESGAGGAVGAGHGAGGPNWSQGVEVHKQMNRTIIKLTENGTSINNTYIASSGGSSVSGSASSASGTSGRSQQSQSHPTRNSTTMKRSHLRPVNSSGSGMGLAGGPAGSAGTGSGSGGVIAAPAPPPPAMNEGANASGSVGSSLSSAITEELKKRKEKQQQQRNNRDRDRDVNGNGNVDRQLTGHNGNGVANGSGNGGHRSCSSGGQVSHRQRANVAGVAATLQGSERISNLPGAGGAGGAGGSSGSSGSSGAGGDQHTALMDEFKRAHQRMFRNGFHESEHKERGETLKRTSIMPDESCYRNSINSNGFSGNRSNSNTGNTSNTGNTSNPSNTSNTSNMGNMGNFGSNNRLQQQNGVHTANGNGSPELPPPPPQFANPQTKQMPPQQLKLMTGNGAANGNGNGSGNGLGNGSLAKVKQPMSPMRSASISVGGFRPPATPQPDYDAVQLRSPPPGSVGVSGRDSATSQQQRRTLRLGTVTIGEYGDQRTTTKRETLRKTNGEPASNGILKNGSSRSSASFNHGSAHHAEKSIKFGN; encoded by the exons ATGATGGCGATGACAGCAGCCTCGGCTTCGATGTCCACATCCGCATCGCTGACCAACTCGGCGTCGACggactgcagcagcagcatgcaGGGATCGACGACCAGTTCGGCGTCCAGCGATGTGATGACCTTGACCACCACGGCGGCCTCCTCGTGGTGCGCCATACCTGCGAGCTCCCGCCTCCGCGTTCTGCGCCTGGTGCGGCCGCATCAGAGGCGCCTCCTGGTCGGCGGACCGGAAAGGGGCAGCACCTACGGATTCACGGTGCGCGGCGGACGGGAACACGGCACCGGCTTCTTTGTCTCCCACGTGGAGCACGGCGGCGAGGCGCAGCTAAAGGGTCTGCGG ATTGGCGACCAGATCTTGCGGATCAATGGCTTTCGCCTGGACGATGCCGTGCACAAGGAGTTCATCCAACTGGTGGCTGGCCAGGATCGGGTCACCCTGAAAGTGCGCGGTGTGGGAATGCTGCCTGTCAGAGA CCAACCAGAGGAACGCTTGTCGTGGAGCGTGGTGAAGTTGCCCAGCGTAAGTGGCACTCCCTCGGAGAGTTCGTTCAAGGGCGAGCGACGCGGTGCCAGCCGGGACATCAGTGTGGTGCTCCATGTGGCGCCCAGGACGAAGCTGGGACTGGGCATTTGCAAGGGTCCCGAGTGGAAGCCGGGCATCTTTGTGCAGTTCACCAAGGAGCGGAGTGTGGCCCGGGAGGCGGGCTTGCGGCCGGGTGACCAGATCCTCAGCGTCAACAGCATCGACTTCTCGGACGTGCTCTTCAGCGAGGCCGTCGCCGTGAtgaagagcagcagcaaactgGACATGGTGGTGCGCACGGCGGCCGGATGTGACCTCTTTCCGGGTGAATCCAGTGGCTACAATAGCTCTGCCAGTTCGGTGACGGGCGATCAGAGTCCTTGCTGGGCGGACGCCAAGTCCAAGCGTTTGACGGCGGTCCGGGAGGAATCCGGAGCAGGTGGAGCAGTTGGAGCCGGACATGGGGCAGGTGGTCCAAATTGGTCGCAGGGCGTCGAGGTGCACAAGCAGATGAACAGGACCATCATCAAGTTGACGGAGAATGGCACTTCCATAAACAACACATATATAGCCAGTTCCGGTGGCAGTTCCGTTTCGGGTTCCGCATCTTCGGCCAGCGGAACTTCCGGTCGCAGTCAGCAGTCACAATCGCATCCAACCCGCAATTCCACCACCATGAAGCGCAGCCATCTGCGGCCGGTCAACTCCTCTGGTTCCGGCATGGGATTAGCAGGCGGTCCTGCTGGATCTGCTGGaacaggatcaggatcaggaggagTCATCGCTGCacctgctccaccgccgccggcgATGAATGAAGGAGCCAATGCCAGTGGCTCAGTGGGCAGCAGTCTCTCCAGTGCCATAACCGAGGAGCTCAAGAAGCGCAAAGAG aagcagcagcagcagcgcaacaatcgagatcgagatcgggatgtgaatggaaatggaaacgtgGATCGCCAGCTGACGGGTCacaatggaaatggagttgcaaatggaagtggaaatggaggGCACCGCAGCTGCAGCTCCGGCGGCCAAGTGTCGCATCGCCAGCGGGCGAATGTTGCTGGCGTGGCTGCAACATTGCAGGGCAGCGAACGCATCAGCAATTTGCCAGGCgccggaggagctggaggGGCTGGTGGTTCCAGTGGCTCAAGTGGTTCAAGTGGCGCTGGCGGAGATCAGCACACGGCGCTGATGGACGAATTCAAGCGGGCGCACCAGCGAATGTTCAGGAACGGGTTCCATGAGAGCGAGCACAAG GAGCGCGGTGAAACGCTGAAACGCACCTCGATTATGCCGGATGAGAGCTGTTATCGGAATAGTATCAACAGCAATGGCTTCAGCGGcaacaggagcaacagcaacacagGCAACACAAGCAACACAGGCAACACAAGCAACCCAAGCAACACAAGCAACACAAGCAACATGGGCAACATGGGCAACTTCGGTAGCAACAATCGCCTGCAGCAACAGAACGGAGTCCATACGGCGAATGGCAATGGGTCGCCGGAACTGCCGCCACCG CCACCACAGTTCGCCAATCCGCAGACAAAGCAGATGCCGCCGCAGCAGCTCAAGCTGATGACCGGAAACGGAGCGgcaaacggaaacggaaacggaagtggaaatggacTGGGCAACGGCAGCTTGGCCAAGGTCAAGCAGCCCATGTCGCCCATGCGCAGTGCCAGCATCAGTGTGGGCGGATTCCGACCACCAGCCACGCCCCAGCCCGACTACGATGCCGTCCAGCTGCGATCGCCGCCGCCAGGAAGTGTTGGGGTTTCTGGACGGGATTCGGCcaccagccagcagcagcgacgaaCCCTGCGACTGGGCACCGTGACCATTGGGGAGTACGGAGATCAGCGGACGACGACGAAACGGGAAACGCTGCGCAAAACGAATGGAGAGCCCGCATCCAATGGGATCCTGAAGAATGGAAGCAGTCGGAGCAGCGCCAGCTTCAATCATGGATCCGCCCATCACGCGGAAAAGTCCATCAAGTTCGGCAACTGA